In a genomic window of Camelina sativa cultivar DH55 unplaced genomic scaffold, Cs unpScaffold00551, whole genome shotgun sequence:
- the LOC104773480 gene encoding uncharacterized protein LOC104773480 — MVLKDNGEVESADERSENDSLDEGLEAPPKGELLVARRSLSVLTKSEEQAQRKNLTMVEKLGLEVLKHPKPYELQWLNEKGEMSVKEQVKVPLSIGKYQDEIMCDILPMDASHILLGRSWKSDRQVHHDGFTNRQIFKHNGRKTTLIPMTPHEFYLDQLSMKQRTAKQTEPIDTKGKSKVSHNSLLFVYKETLACSNNPEPVLLSKVELVLQEYKDVFPEDNPIGLPPIRGIEHQIDFVPGAALPNRPAYRTNPTETKELEKQVNELMDKGHIRESMSPCVVLVLLVPKKDGSW, encoded by the exons ATGGTTCTTAAAGATAATGGCGAGGTTGAATCTGCTGATGAACGTTCGGAAAACGATTCATTAGACGAGGGTTTGGAAGCCCCACCTAAAGGAGAGTTGCTTGTTGCTAGGAGATCTTTGAGTGTTCTAACTAAGTCTGAGGAGCAAGCGCAAAGGAAAAACTT GACTATGGTTGAGAAGCTTGGTCTAGAAGTGCTTAAGCATCCAAAACCGTATGAACTACAATGGCTCAATGAGAAAGGAGAGATGTCTGTCAAGGAACAAGTCAAGGTGCCGCTTTCAATTGGTAAGTATCAGGACGAGATCATGTGTGACATATTACCGATGGATGCTAGCCACATTCTTCTTGGACGTTCATGGAAATCAGACCGACAAGTTCATCACGATGGCTTCACCAATCGACAAATCTTCAAACACAATGGCCGGAAGACGACTCTCATTCCAATGACGCCGCATGAGTTCTATCTAGATCAGCTAAGCATGAAACAGCGAACCGCCAAACAAACTGAACCGATTGATACAAAGGGTAAGAGCAAGGTAAGTCACAATAGTTTACTATTTGTTTACAAAGAAACTCTAGCTTGTTCTAATAACCCCGAACCGGTGCTACTGAGTAAAGTTGAGTTGGTTTTGCAAGAGTATAAGGATGTGTTTCCGGAGGACAATCCCATTGGTTTACCGCCTATCCGAGGGATCGAGCATCAAATCGATTTTGTGCCGGGAGCCGCCTTACCAAACCGACCAGCTTATCGCACCAACCCAACCGAAACCAAAGAGCTTGAAAAACAAGTGAACGAGCTGATGGACAAAGGACATATTCGAGAAAGCATGAGTCCATGTGTCGTTCTAGTGTTGCTAGTACCTAAGAAAGATGGGAGTTGGTGA